In Miscanthus floridulus cultivar M001 chromosome 19, ASM1932011v1, whole genome shotgun sequence, the DNA window TTGTAGCATTGAAAATGTAGCTTAATATGTAATAACTGCAATTTTTATTTACCTGATTAGTATAATTGGGGTTTACAATGTTTGAATCAAAATTGTAGTAACTTTGAATATTGGCTTCTAAATCTCTTGCTAAAGCACTCTGCATATATTAAgataaaccgattagtgaaagcaACACTGCCAAAGCACTCTGCATATAATAagataaataaaattttcaaacctgTTCACAATGTATGTTAGCTGTTATCTCTGATAATTGTGTAAGTTCCAGTCCAGTGTCATCACATCCAATACCCATTTCCCTTAAGAAGTCTTCATCTCCTATTTGATGCAGTCGTTCGTTGTGAACCTGCATAAACATGCAACAAACTGTTATTTTTAGGTGTAAGAAGATCTTTTGCATTGCAGTCAGCCAGTGGGCAGTGACATTTGTGGTGGTCATCTAAACTTACAACCAAAACAAACAAGCAAAAAAGAAGGGTGTCTGCCTCTATTGCAATTCTGTCATGTGCAAGGAATTCCACAAGCTAATCAATTTGTGATCAAGTTGCCTCTGAGTTCTTTACAAGTTTCCCCAAAATCCTATACAAGTTACCTGTAAATCATATACTAGTTGTCTCTGAATTCTATACAAGTTGCCCctaaattctatacaaattgcctAGGTTCATAACACATTGTTCTTTTAGTCATCAACCACCATGTAGGCATGGATCCCACTAGATTTGTAAAATCTAAATCGGGTTAACAAGTGTACTTTACTTTGGATAACTATAGACCTATAGCAACAGCAACAAAGAAGACAGAAGCAAGATGGTTACGGTTCAGGTGTTTCAGTGAACTGATGCAATGAGAAAAAGGAGATGAAGGCAAGAAATAGAATAATCTTGCTGGTTAGTACCTTTTTCCTAGGCAGATCATATCCTTtgcccttgttcatcttcttgtgtTTTACCTGTGcatttattctctaattttcGCTCCTCTCCACTGTAATTCCTCTTCTAGATCCAGATTGATCGGGGTTTTTCTTTCTTGCTGGAGGGTGTAGTGGCAGAGCTGTAATTTGTGAACTGTTCAATTGGGCCGAATAGCTGTTTTGTGGGCCGAATGAGTAGTTATTTGATATAGCGGGTATCGGATCTTGCACCCGTTAAGGTTTGACGGACCCGGTAGCTGCTTTGGTGGTTCATTTGCGGGCCCGTTTTGTTGCCTGCTACAGAGAAACAACAGAGAACAGATCTGACCCTTGGATGAAGATCCAAGGGCCCTGGACGTCGCCTGAAATGGTTGATATATTTCAGGCGACTGAAATATAGCAACTCCCTATGTTTTATACAAGAGACTAGTCTCCGTTAGATTTGCTTGTTGTTTACCTGGCTTGGCTTAAAGCCAAGCTTATTGGCCTTGCTCTAACGGGCACGGAGAGCACAATTGGCAGCAAAGCACAAACTGCAATTGTGGCTGATCCACTAGCCATGCAATCGATCGACGACCGTCGACTGATGGCTTTGACGCTTACTTGCATACTACTATTATTAGTGGAGGACTCCTACTTTATAAGCAGATCAGAAAAGGACATGGCATTCTCGCATGCTCATGGCTCGTTGCCGAAATAGCCAAATAGGGAGTTTGATGCTGCGCGCAACGCGCGCCATGAAGCATCGCTCGTCAGCAATGAATAAATTGCTGCTGCTGTTTGTCGCCTCCGCCGCCGGCTGCAGCTTCTTCCTCGTCGCCCGTGCAAGTGCACCGCACCACCGACCCAACCAGACAAACAACAGCCTCGCTGCCGCGAGCTGCATACCGAGCGTGAGGAACGCGCTGCTGGCGTTCAAGCGAGCCGTCACAGGCGACCCCATGGCCTGTGACGGCTCGCTTGAACGAGAGGAACGCGACTGCTGCCGCTGGGGGAACGTTCCTCTCGCCTGGTGTCGTGGCGGGAACAAGATCGTGACTGCTGCCGCTGGGGAGGGGTCCGGTGCAGCAACGTCACCGGCCATGTGGTCGGGCTCTATCTCGGAGCCCCGACTGCCCCCTGCGATTTGGGCGGAATCTGATGATGACATCCTTGGTACTGGCTCGGCCTCCTACGATGACCCAATATTCCAGTGCTCGGGTGGAGCATTTCTTGAAGGCCAGGTACCAGCTCCTCTGTTCTCTCTGCGACACCTGGAGCATCTCGATCTCAGCTGGAATGCGCTCAACGGTATGGTGCCTCCTCAGCTCGGTAATCTTTCCAACCTTCAGTATCTCGACCTCTCCAACACTGGCATGCACACCTCAGATATATCATGGATAGCACATCTGCCTCGGTTACGGTACCTTGACTTGGGTCCGTAAACCTCAGCACAGCATATCACTGGGCTCATGCCGTGAACATGCTCCCTCACCCAGGGTCCTTGCTCTTTCTGAATGCGAGCTTGCAAGTGCAAACCAGTCGCTCCCGCACCTTAACCTCACCAAACTTGAGAGGCTCGATCTCTCTCTCAACCTGTTTAATCATACGGTGGCATCTTGTTGGTTTTGGGGTTTGATGACAAGCCTCAAGTACCTGAGCGTTAGTGCTATTTTATCCGGTCGAATCCCTGATGTTCTAGCAGCCATGACATCCCTCCAAGTCCTAGATTTTTCAGGGTTTAGAAATTCCGTCACGGTGCCACCGTACTTGCTGAGAAACCTGTGCAGTTTAGAAATCCTGAACCTAGAGCTATCCCTTGCGTCTGGGAACATGACAGAGTTCCTTGAGCTTGCAGCAGAATTGTTCATCACACAAGAAAATATAGCAACTCAACCTGGCAGATAACTTTATCAACGGAACCCTACCAACTGGGATGAGCCTATTTATCAACTTAGTTACCCTCCAACTCCAAAACAACAAAATAACCGGACTCCTTCCTCTTGAGATCAGTATGCTGACAAACTTGACCGTGATGGAACTTGGCTCCAATAACTTGCATGGTGCCATCACAGAGGAACATTTTGCTGGACTGCACGACTTAAGAATGATAGACTTATCTGATAATCAATTGGAAATTGCAGTAGGTCCTGAGTGGTTACCTCCCTTCATTAGACTACAAGAGGCGTATCTTGCATATTGTCACATGGGTCCTCAATTTCCTCCATGGATGCAACGGCTGCCTGATATTGACAAGATTGACATTTCGAGCACAGGAATAGCTGGTCAGTTTCCCTATTGGTTTTCTACAGCATGTTCAAAGGTGACATATCTGGACATCTCTAATAATTCCATCAGTGGTGGATTGCCAGCAAACATGGAGATCATGTCGCTGAAAAGACTCCGTTTAGGTTCAAACCAACTGACCGGTCCAAGACCTCGGTTGCCAATAAACCTCACGCTCCTGGACCTCTCACATAA includes these proteins:
- the LOC136526241 gene encoding uncharacterized protein; protein product: MNKGKGYDLPRKKVHNERLHQIGDEDFLREMGIGCDDTGLELTQLSEITANIHCEQSALARDLEANIQSYYNFDSNIVNPNYTNQDSSSALLEYNSYGQDSLLHMQGASEREVEFNPESYMFHTNIENANNTHEQSLQV